CTTCTATGGAATTTGATCTTGAGCTGGCCAAAGCATTTCAAGAAcaattaaatcaaaaagatAAAGAATTGGTAGTTGTGGGATCATAGAAGAAGGAaagcaagaaaagaaagagagtgAAGGTTCACACTACTCCTTCACAGAAAGTCAAAGATGTTCAGAAAAGTGTTGAAGCCCATGCCGGGTGGAAAGCTATGGATTTGaggaaaacaaaagaaagaatcAATTACAGAAGGCATCCAGAGCTGATCACCCAAATTGttctaaaaagaagaaaagggcATACCATACCTAGCATTAGATTCACAAGAAGAGGTTATGAAAACAACTGGGAAACTTATGATCTAGACAATCTCTTTGATCTAGGTTATACAGAATGGGTTGAGTTGCATGACATAATCTTTACTCAACCAAGTATCCACAGAGAGACTATTTTGGAAGCACTTAAGAAGAAGCTGGCCATAATTGTGAAACACACGATTGATATCTCAAGTCTCCCAAAACCCAAGCACTATGATATGGAAGAAGATGAGTCAGAAGAGCCacttgaaagaaagaaaataagacaTGTCAAGCTTGATGGTCCTGAAGGTGATCACTCAGATTTCATCAAAAACTTGAACCCTTCAGAACTACTTGAGAAATTGGCACCTGAAGCTCTTGACAAACTTCTAAGCCATCTTAATCTGTCTCTGCCTGTTGGAGTAGAAGATGCACGGTGTGGGATGCACATTACTAAGCCAGAGCATGGGATTTTTTTTGCAAATGCAAAAGGGCAACCTGTCTTTCAGAGAACTACATAAATCAAACAGGTACCAACAATGCACCTATTTACCTTGTATAGATTCTGTGTCAATTATGGTGAACAAGGTAATGGGTATGAGCAGATTCTCATTGATGAAGGTTGGGATAGACAAGTAGATGTTAAAATTGCCCCTCCATTTGAAGTTAAACAAGAAACTGTGGACATCTTAGGAGTACAATAAGTTTCATTTGTAATATATTTTATCATTTCTCTtagtaatatttaatatatatatatatatataatcagttTCTTGTGAAAAATGTTATATCAGAAtcaaaaagaacccaaaagattcaaagggtcaCAAGCTGTTAgtcatattttatttgattcttgGTGATAGTTAGAAAAGTGTTGTtggttttgtcatcatcaaatagggggagattgttgagtcccaatgttaattgtaaatttaatgatgacaaatccgACTtataaacacttagaaatcttttggttcttgtaatctcATCTGGTTCAAACTAAGCTGACACAACTTGCGATATGTAACTTTCCCAGATCATActtcatactttgtaattgtttaacttatggaagcaagtgttgttcaagttGCATCAAATGGTTATAGCATTCAGTCCAAGTCAAAGAgaaggattgaagatagaagatcaagttgttagtggaagacagcttgggattagcagtcagcttggaaacacttagacagatttgctcttgacGAACTAGCAATCTGTGTCTAACAATtaagtgaagataacaacctagatttgttgataaggacaaatgacttgactaggaaggttcctagaatctaGGTTGGTGATAGAAatacatatgcgtgtccataaTCTTATTGGAGGATCAAAATGACGTGCTGcaggttttggggaccacaagtacgatgaaggcacgaCACAATATTCCTTTGATCGTCCAACATAAGAAGAATACGTGTCTTaattggataccaagagaagaatggttttcgcctataaaagccacattccttgtatgcatatgggtgacattcctttgaatcattcttcacacaagTTCTCTGTGATCTTACACACAGCTTAGTCTGTAAGAAGTtagcttgggctgcttctcttgagCTAGAACgttttgattgttgtttgttatttcaagggttgtttagatatttgtaggttatcttgtttccgaaacaaccctgtaattatttgtatagattttatcttaataaaggattacttttgaaaaccacaatctgtgttcaagaatgcttgcttattgttttactgttttattgattcttatTATGTACATTGCTTATATTATAATCTGAGTCTTTAAAAcggttttttatttaaattagttaagaattaaagaaaagttgtattcactcCCCCCCTACAACTGTTCTGTGTCCTTTATACCCTTGTATATTGTGACACCGTGGGACATAATATATGATGTATCCTATATGGTATCtccatatttattttacaatattttacacccaaaaaataaaaataaaattcttttCATATTTACCATATCAAATCTTTCAAATTTCGTAGATTTCTTTTATACCAAATTATGCTAACGAAGAAAATCAGCTTTAGGAACATTAAAATTTAAGAATATACATCCCTTTTATATCTATCTTTCTTGTGGTTCATATCAAAGGTAATTTCTTATAgtaaattaatgtaatttcttaAGGTAATTTATTATGttatgcaaaaaaaaataaaatttaatcttctttctttgatttaaaacaactaaaaattttataagtttttagcCAACAAATTGGTGATTCATTGATAAGGTTTTAAACTTTCttactttttacatttataggAGTTAATTGTTATagttctttcttttgttttaaagCACTCATGGGAACACCATTAATACAAAATtttgattataaatttaattacatttgatttactttgtttttaaattattattttatttaagaaaaagatttctttatttttaaggaATTGATCCAATTCACATTGATAATTACTTGTGCTTGAAGATTGTAAGGATTTAGTCATTTAGATAACTCaattgtttttgaaattattttagaaaaaaataaagactttTAGAACGATCTATTTGGTGTTGGAAAAGTGAATCGAATTGTCCAAGATAATAGTTTCTAAATATAATTGCACAAAATTATTATACGTCAAAATTTAACCATACACAAATAATAAGTCAAAAAGGTTAATGGTTGGTTatgtgaataaatatataatttaagagttctcatgattgttaaaataaatagttctcaagataaagaaattatatatatatatatatatacatgataaaataatagttatccTAACCTTTTAAAGCCATCCacttcaaattaaaattatctctaaacatgccacataggatttatcctacgtggcacctccatatttttttcacactaatagattttcattaaataatataatataattatacatatattttaaatatggcatatagaaaaagcatatatatataatttatatttatatatataaatcaaacatatataaaaaatcacgaTTAACCTtgcatgacattttttaacttttttattttaattataaacacttcataattcatgactcataatccatgatattttattaccttttctaatattattaggttatacacgaccaaacaattttgttgtttctccttcgttctcttggccgaaaccttaaccaaaattgattattctagccacaaaaaatgtctattttataatgataatagtagttattttgagttttacgaatgaatttcttgattgttggagataaaatactttatttcctaattgtgtttaggattattttttcccgtcactacataaggttttttctccattttttcagcataactgaaagcaaaaactataatgattttctcttatttatcttattagttttttacttattcgtattgtatttatgtgtattttatatgactaaatttttgtcatacttagtttttttactttgtatatattatttcgtttgatgaatatatagatatcatgctacattatcgatttacgtttgatttgttgatgatatcaaaatatcttaggttaaatgttggtgtgtaatcactatagtagaTTTAGTGACTGTGATACCGACATGTtagaaaagacaaaagatgaccagagtaatctaggaattaaccattaactataacataatcaatttcaacataataagcctatagaatagctacttattaatgcataaaataacctttttaactagctgcgcatcgcgcggggtaaaatatctagtatatatatatcgctaaaagataaaatgagaacccATAACTTGTCGAAAACtagtatttaattaaaatgatcaaGGATAGTATGgtaattttataaatacaaatatatttattatcaaATCAACATAAAAGCACCCTGAATATCGCATGGATTTCGACATTTCGTAACAACCCATTTGGCGCactataaatcataatatttttcggTTAACTGAATTCTATTTGTAATCAGCAATTagtattatatgttttaaatggcattttttttattatattagtatctTATTATATTAGTATCACTATGTTACAAATTGTTAATAcgtaatttcttttataattaaaatagaccataatctttataaaaattatacttacaaaaaaatgtaacattatatattgaaaaatttaGGAAAATTGATATGTTTACATGTTTAAACTAATGATACACTTCTGTACACctcaaaatataataatgacGGTCATATGTGAATTTTGTACACCTGTGTACACTTTGGAAATATAGTAAAGTTGTCACATGTGAATTTTGTACACCTGTGTACAAACTCAACTTCCACCAATTAAACCACctctatgtatttttttttttctatcttttgtTTCATTGGAGTATCTCACATGTCACCTATGTTTGTAACAATTAGTTTTTTGTTTGTCATCCAGCATAACtcttatatatttgtgtatgcctcaaaaattaaataaacatttgGGTACACCTCGAAAGATTAATATACACTTATGTACACCTCAAAAGATTAATATACACTTATTTACaccttaaaaatcaaatatacacTTGCGTACATATAAAacaatcatatatttttttatatattatttgattggTGGTATCTCGTAATTGTGTTCGGTTGTGTGGTCGTTGACATATCGAAATAAATTTCAgtcagatttaaaaatgaaaaaaaaaaaagtcgatgTCTCACAATTTTTATCATCATAATAGTCAAATAAAGTATGTATATTAATTGAGAATGGGTAGAAAGTTGACGGATATAATAAACCAGATCCATGAATTTCGTGGCATCCGTTTTTATAAATCGgtttatcattatataattttaaaaacccATTATACCCTTTCAATAGGTTTTACTGTTTAAATAGTTAATTTAATTACAAAAGTGCCATTAATTCTTATTAACCATTGATCTATTTAATCTAATGGATATAATTAGTTCCCGTAGTTCTCGACAATTAACTGGTTCTCACAATATCTCAacactatatgtatatatatggaaaagtgaaaGTGGTGTTGTTATGCATataagttgggtgaaatcccTCTCACATGCTaaatttttaatccataaatatataatgaataaataatagacccccatgttttttatggattaaaaaatcaaCATGTGAGAGGGATTTCACCTAATTTAGGTGCCTAACAGTACTACCTTcacttcccatatatatatataggaaaaggttcaaatgagaaccatttgaattggaagaaccatgagaaccttttaattataacttggtGTTTATATGTGAATAGTCTATGTGAACAAATACATGCACATATGAACATGTGaagttataactaatattacctatgttcatatatgaatggttCTCAAATGAACCTACGTGaacgaatatgttcacataaatctatcacatatgaacatcaagttataatatagagGTTCTCATGGTTTATTCCAATTTAAATGGTTCTTAATtgaaccttaccctatatatatatatatatatatacatattttatacaattcttaaatttcatttttttccgatcaaccaaacaaaaacaaattaaaattcatTCAAATTCTAATTTTATCATTTGCCGGTCCATTAAGActccaattccttcaaatttttttaaaagtgaatttCTTTGGAAACTTCATGTCGCGATTCGATAACTGAAGGTAtaacatacgttgttttaaccgggtccgcgctagagagttttctcgaagtagaaatgcctctgtcaaatacccgatgggagGAAAACCTCTACTAATCTGCttgaaggcacgacgattaatagggtaACTCCTGCtgagtttgattttttttttttaatattaatgccTGACTTTGATACTATAACTAGTGCTCaggcccgtccattggacgggtagtctcaagatatataaatcttataataattgtgaaataaaaagtgtatgaccaatatcacaacttaaaaAATACGAAttctaaaaaagaaacatatgaaaattaactacatataaatattgatttcagtttaccctttttttaaaactttagttaaataaaaagagaatacaaaaaatatagagtatataatttgaaaaatacataacaatttatcaacaaagagcatctcgaacgttttgatcttcttcgggttgttccactccgaaataGTTTATACATGCACAACAAGGAGTCATAGATGATAGTTAACATGTTTTGacttaagatcttcaagtgaaataatgtggtcttattttttgttgttgaagaagaaactataatgaacctataatggataacaaattaaattaaaagagataataataaaaataataatattataagaattcaattttaaataataaaaatgattaaatataaacaaagtatataaattaaaaaaacttgttGGTAGTCGATGGTTGCTTTTTTTTGCCGTAGGTTCTTTTTTAGGGTTGAGAATATGGGAGAGTTTTTTtaagtggtatatatatatagataataataaaaaaatcattttttattaaataaatattaaaaaaatcgaGAATTAATAAGAAGAGAGTATCAAATTAAAAGAGAACGATTATGGATGTTAAATGTAccccaacttttttttttagttatattatgaatagatatagatattctCATGACTTTGATGCGCCAACTACCATCTTCATTTAATAACTTACCCATTGGTAATTCGATTGAATGTTTCAAATCCAAACGATTGGATGAGACTTTAGACTCTTTCATGAACACCGACATAAGCagttattaactattatttctTTCAATAGAAAATCATACTGGTCGAAAGTTCTACTTTCATACAAAATGCTTCTTACATAATACATACTATGTGTACGTATCCACACAATACATCGTAATCGACAGTGATAACGATGGATGGTGACGGTAGTGGTGACGGCGACAATCAATGACTCGTTGGCGATGGCGGTAGAGGTGCGGTAGCTGTGTGGTTATAAAAGAGTAAAGATAActatattttttcttacttAGTAATCAGGATAAATACATTTTACTCAAGACGTGTGGGCAGCCGGCTTAACCTTTGTTGGTGGCTCTAAGCGGCATCGTTTTTGGGGGCCTTTTTTCAGGTCTCTAACAAAAGCCTTCATCGTTTATCCGCATGAACCACAAACATAGATTACAAACCTTCTAAGTTCTAACGTATATATCCCCTGTAAAGTACAAAACAGTTTGTTCATAGAAACTAATTTCCAACTTTGTATTTCAATTAAGAACCCATGAGGGAAGACAGAAACCATCACcatgattaaataaattttattcgTAATTAAGACAAGATAGAAGGTAAGTTTAAACTACCAAAATTAACCGAGAACTATTTTGGCAAGTAAAAGGCTCTGATAACCAAAGCTCAGTGAAATAATGGGtctgttaatatatatatatactagccttgtacccgcgcgatgcggcgagacataagaaaaaaaacgcTGGTTAATTAACGGTACCCGCACGATTACCGGATCACCATACctatggctatgtgtgttttagatgGCGGAGACAACGACACTTATGGGGGGCGATGGCTATGTTTGTTTTAGAGGGAGGCGGTTCTGaggggatgtatgtgtgtgttttgttctggGGGATGTATGAATGTGTTTTTTGTATAATTTGTGAGCAGCTTCGAGGGAAGGGAAAGGAGACAAATTGGGCGTAAGGTTttcttaagggtatttttgatatttcaggattaaagtgtttggtggtagtgtaaattaaaagggtaaaatagagaatttaaaggtagagtgtttaataTGAAGagggatagtttgtttatataaagagtataaatatatatatatagggtgagttATTTTAAGATCtcctaaaagaaaaagaattcaagaaccattctggaccacacattttttttctctttctctctcttcaattaaataataaaattcactcaaatcattcaaaatgttctaactcacaaaccgtaaatcgttagacgaaataaaaagcatgggtagttttaaaatttcgtcctctttcattagagatccaattcgatatacttttgacgactttttaatttttgttttctttttggtagtcacacataacttatacatgtgtaggttgaacaaaaattatgattcggaatgggcttcgcccttaaggatattcataaaccaaagctagtgggggtgataggtcatagggtaataggtcatagggggtgaccagtgaggggtgatctacctaacgggctccgcccttagccgctattcttccgccatggattgacgggctccgcccttgaccttcattgttgtgtacatatgttcatttactaatttatatgtgaaaacaatgatcttacacatgtgtaggaagaacctacacatgtgtaggatgaacgcgatggggaaaaaaaacaaaaattaaaaagtcgtcaaaattatatcgaattagatctctaatgaaagaggacgaaattttaaaactacccatgctttttgtttcgtctaacgatttacggtttgtgagataaaacattttaaatgatttgggtgaatttacttatttaatggaagaaagagaaaatataagaaaatgagtggtccagaattgttctagcgttcttttttatttgtgagttctcaaataaaccttcctatatatatatatatatatatatatataaaacaagctTGTAAAGTTTAAAGTAATAACCCAAAATTAAAAGCCCAAAATTGGAGGCCTTATATAAGTGCAGGCCTTAAACACTTGCCTAGCCTGTTAAGCTTATTGGGCCGGCCCTGCGTGTGGGAAACAATGGACGACATCTAAGGCATGGGCTAATGTCTATATAAACCAACATTAGTGTCTTAAAGATATACGCATTTATTACTTACTAATTCTCACAACGATTAAAGCATTCAGCTTGGATCCGTGTTGTGTTTTTATACTCAACTTAGGCTAGTAGAAACAGTAAACAGAGTTGTAACTTGCTATTTAACAAATGTAGAAAGTAAAACTCGAACAGTGGATACagccaaggtcaaagaccttgtaatttttttttattttttaataaaagaattagTTGAAATATTAGAATTTCATGGCACTTTTACTTTCTGTCTTTAATAATCTCTCCTTCTGTCTTTAATATTAGAGTAGGAGAGTTTTGATTGAATAAGAGATTGGGTACTCCACGAGTACTCGGTACTCCCCCCGCCCTTATCTAATCTTTCTTGTCTTCACAGGGACTCCAAACACCTCAGCTCCTTTCAACATCTCTTCATTTGTAATTGCacaaagatgaaagatctactAGAAACGTTGTTGCCTTCACTTCTTAGTTTGGAAATGTACAATTGCCCAAATGAAGAACtgtaagaaaagatgatgaGTAAAAATGGATCCTATTGGCTGCTTCTCTCGTATATCCCGAAAGTTGGCGTATAAAATCTAACCATTGACAAGAAGGTATATATTTCAACCATTTTTTTCTTAATGTTGTTTGCATCATCTGCAATGATGTTCGAACTTTGGCGCACAATGTTAATTGAATAAGATTTTGGAGTAGCTATAATTTTGAGGTTAATCCTACTTTAAACGCAGAACCAGGAGGCTAAGTACAAAACTCATGCTGATGGATAGACTTCTTTTGCAAGATGATATGGTACATTCACTATTCTGATAATTGATATCAATTACTACTTTTCTTTGATGGTCTTATTTTAGATTTGTAACCAGAATATATTCCTAAAATTCTATAACATTACAACCTTTTGTGTTTGTTATGACATTGTTGACGAGGATGGTTGAAAACTGAAATGATCTTAATATAGAGTGTAGATTTTGATCCATGTAAAAGCCGATGTCCTAGACCAAGTTCTGATGATGGAAACGACAATGATAATATGGCTGGTGAACATTTGATAGAAAGGTAAGCTTTAATGTTCCTGTTAAATTACTCATTCATTTGCTGTTGTAACATGAGAAAAGAAGTTAGATACATAAAgtagttatctataaatttaATCAGGCCACAATTTCCGTATATTTCTCATTGGTTGTGTTCCCTGACTATGCATAAAAGTTTGCTACATCTTTTTGCGACATACCCCCGCTGAATCTCCTCTCGTTGCGCGCAAGCCACAAGCACCAGCAGGTCAAAAAAGAAATTCCTTGAATAGCCGATCTCTTTCTCCCCGCCAATCCTAGGGTGATCATGAATCTTGAACAAATCTTTCACGTCGAAAAAGAAAACCGGGGTTAACCCACACCACTGACTTGTACAATTCCACACCACCATAGATACCGTGCACGAGCAGAACAGGTGCTCTGTAGATTCGTCCTATTGATCACATAAGCCACACGTCGACATCTCAAAGACACAGTTCCTTTTCCTGAGAGCCGTGAGAGTCGGGATACAATCTAAAGCAAGTCTCCACATAAATAAGTTGCATTTTTTAGGGATCCATTTCGTCCACCTTCAGTAGTTCAGTccttaaaatttttgtttcaaaaatcaGTATCAAAATGAGTAGAGTGTTATTCTGACTGAACTATTTATTGCTTCAATTTcatatatacaagtatacaacgAAAGTACGTAGggggtttaattttttttttttttagttttcaattCAATAGATAGTATTATGTGATCCATCGTGTCAATAAGTTTTATATGTATAGCATATATGTGATAGTGCCAGTTTTATATGTATtggtatttttttcttttcttttatgtatatatatatatatatatatagatattacaGTAATTGTTTGGAGATATGGATCCCGTATTTCATTGCTCAATGGAAATTAAAAACGAGTAAGCAGCAAGTACGTTGACCATAACAAATTACTTAATTGTTTGCACCGTCTACTTGGTTAActaaaccaaaaattgaaatCTTGTATATGCACCCTTATTCAGATCAATCTCTACTACAACATCCTAGCTGTTTTCTATCTCACTGTAATGGCTGAAATCATTCTCTCTGCGTTGCTCCCAATTGTTTTTGAGAAGCTAGCCTCTGCAGCCTCAAACAAGGTTACTCGTTCCAAGAAAATTCAGTCCCAGTTGCAGAAGTTGGAGACCTCATTACCCCTGATCCAAGATCTGCTCAACGATGCCGCTGAGAAGGAAATACAAgataaaagagttaaaatatgGCTCAATCGTCTCCAACATTTGGCCAATGACATAGATGATATACTCGACTCTTTGGCTACTGATGTTATGCATTATGAGCTGACAGAAAAACCTGCAGGAGGCATTACCAAAAAGGTAACAAAGTTCATCCCAACTTGTGGTACTAGTACTTTCTCATCATCAAATACTGATATGCACCACAAGCTAAATGATATTACCACCAATTTACAACAACTGTATAATGAAAGAAATGATCTTGGTTTGTTTGTGAAAGATAAAAGGTcagaaaatataaatagatgTTACCAGACCTCTTTATTACCAACTGGTGTCATTGGACGTCAACTGTGGACCATGACCCCGATTAATTGCTCGGTTAATACTATATTTATGTGTTATGTAAATATAGGGGTTTAGTGGGTCAATATAATAGATAATAACCGAATAGCGGTTATTGGAAGTTACATGTAGAAAGTCGTGACTGTTGGTGAACAGCCACAATGGTAGATAGTTTAGAATAGACATGACCATTCGTGAATAGTCATGGTGGTTCGGTAAATGTCTATATATACAAGTGTCTGTAACACTTTCATTAATCGATCGATACACGATTATATTTCTAGTATATTTCTCTCGCTCTATTTTGTGAATCAAACGATTAGGGACAACAATTGGCATCAGAGCAATCAGGCTGTTTGATTCAAAAACTGTGACCggaaataaaaaggaaaaaacatcAACCGGAAATTCTACGGTGGTGGAAACGGTTACAGGAAGAAGAGAAAATAAGAAACTTACTTGAAATTATAATCGGAATACGTTGGAGTATCTACGGTGGTGCACAACCGGAATTACCTAAAGACCGACGGAAGTTGCAGGCGGTAACACACTTCAATCATATTCAGAATAGAGGAAGATAACCGATTGAAGGAAAGATTAACCGACTTCGATCACActcttgaagaagaagaggaaagcACGATGGAAGGAATCATCAAACCAAGTCAAATCCACTGATTAATAGGGCATCGTTTCTGATTTGGGGAAGAATACGTTTTGTGGGCAGCGGTTCATTGGAGACCGACACAAAGAGGAAAAAGCCATTTATTTGTCTTTGggcttttaattaaaaaaaggggAGACTACTTTTGTGGAAAGCAGCGTACGAGAAAGAGGACACAAAAGGAATAAAAGACTTGGACTTGTTTATTTGGGCCGACAAAGGAAATAATTATTTAGGTTTCTATTTGGATAAGATTTTCTTAGAGAAATTCTTCAATTTTGGGTTTTGACAACACTTTTATCAGTTGGACAAGGTAAGGACGCTTCTCTCAACAACGGTTCTGTAAGAGGAATTATTTTTGGATATCCACAACATAAAGGTTGGAAATCTAAATCATTCTTAGATTTCTAATTTACTAGTAGTATAAATTTATTCTATACTATTAGGAAAGTTCTAAATTTTAGAAAGTGAAGATTATTAGAATAAAAACCATGTCTGGAGAAAATCCTAATGGCGCCTTAGTAATACAAAAACCCGCTGTACCAATCTCTCATTATCAATGCCccgttttgaaaaaaacaaattataccGTTTGGGCCATTCAAATCAAAGTTATACTTCAAGCGAATGGATTATGGGAGATGATAGAACCTAAGGAAGATGCGGAACCCGATACGAAAAGGGATAAGGCAATGATTGCCTTTTTATACCAAGCATTGACCGAAGACGTGATACTGCAAGTTGCGGGGTGTAAGACTGTGAAAGAAGTCTGGGAGGCGTTAAAAAAGAGACATGTCGGAGAAGATAAAGTGCACAAGGCACGCTTACAATCGTTGATGATTGGATTTCAAACACTCCAAATGAG
The Erigeron canadensis isolate Cc75 chromosome 2, C_canadensis_v1, whole genome shotgun sequence DNA segment above includes these coding regions:
- the LOC122587838 gene encoding putative disease resistance RPP13-like protein 1 — translated: MAEIILSALLPIVFEKLASAASNKVTRSKKIQSQLQKLETSLPLIQDLLNDAAEKEIQDKRVKIWLNRLQHLANDIDDILDSLATDVMHYELTEKPAGGITKKVTKFIPTCGTSTFSSSNTDMHHKLNDITTNLQQLYNERNDLGTTIGIRAIRLFDSKTVTGNKKEKTSTGNSTVVETVTGRRENKKLT